From a region of the Roseivirga sp. 4D4 genome:
- a CDS encoding universal stress protein codes for MHDLSKFRRMLVALDLSDMDVFVVKYASMIAKVFGIDAVYFLHVTTSLELPEEIQEKYGNVIAPVDETLMKEMEVVINDHFVAPEGCDINVNVLAGTVTDEVLKFAKVKVVDLMLLGRKEVLTGSGLNSRKIAKGTASSIIFVPEEPKNRLEKVLVSIDYSEHSQMAFEIGIDIQKKSGAKLLSNNVYRVPVGYAKSGKSYEEFADIMLENTRAECERFFKKINLEGVEYDHTYALDDDPHPADKIYKTGAELDVDMIILGSKGRSSGAAFLIGSVAEKLLMEDRDIPLFLVKKGKENMSFLEALFRL; via the coding sequence ATGCATGATTTAAGTAAGTTTCGAAGAATGTTAGTCGCCCTTGACCTTTCGGATATGGATGTATTCGTTGTCAAGTATGCCTCTATGATCGCCAAGGTTTTTGGAATAGATGCGGTCTACTTTCTACATGTGACCACCTCTCTGGAATTACCAGAGGAAATTCAGGAAAAATATGGGAATGTAATTGCCCCAGTTGACGAGACCCTAATGAAGGAAATGGAAGTGGTGATCAATGACCACTTTGTGGCTCCAGAAGGCTGCGATATCAATGTCAATGTCTTAGCAGGTACGGTCACAGACGAGGTACTCAAATTTGCAAAAGTAAAGGTGGTTGATTTGATGCTTCTAGGTAGAAAAGAAGTCCTAACGGGAAGTGGACTTAACTCTCGCAAAATTGCAAAAGGTACTGCCTCTTCAATAATTTTTGTTCCTGAAGAGCCTAAGAACAGACTTGAAAAAGTATTAGTATCCATTGACTATTCTGAACACTCTCAGATGGCCTTTGAAATTGGCATAGATATACAGAAAAAATCAGGCGCGAAGCTCTTGAGTAACAATGTCTATCGAGTTCCTGTTGGCTATGCAAAATCGGGTAAGAGTTATGAGGAGTTTGCAGACATTATGCTTGAAAATACCAGAGCCGAATGCGAGCGATTCTTCAAGAAAATCAATCTCGAGGGTGTTGAATATGACCACACTTATGCCTTGGATGATGACCCACACCCGGCCGATAAAATCTATAAGACCGGTGCCGAACTGGATGTCGATATGATCATTTTGGGATCCAAAGGCCGGTCAAGCGGTGCTGCTTTCTTAATTGGTAGTGTTGCCGAGAAACTATTGATGGAAGATCGTGACATACCCCTCTTCTTAGTTAAAAAGGGTAAAGAGAATATGAGTTTTCTGGAAGCTTTATTCAGGCTATAA
- a CDS encoding DUF6787 family protein, with amino-acid sequence MEDKPYLKRLQAKWGLKSLFQTIMVLIVFAFTGSTVLFIKPFLFDLIGFDSIEGIAGILLYIVMIFPLYQILILIYGFIFGQFAFFWAWEKKMVQRMTGRARKDKAPKKS; translated from the coding sequence GTGGAGGATAAACCATATTTAAAGAGATTACAGGCAAAGTGGGGGTTGAAATCCTTATTTCAGACAATTATGGTGCTAATTGTGTTTGCCTTTACTGGGAGCACGGTCTTGTTTATTAAGCCATTTCTTTTTGACTTAATTGGCTTTGATAGTATTGAGGGCATCGCAGGGATTTTACTCTATATAGTGATGATATTTCCCCTCTACCAGATATTGATTTTGATCTATGGATTTATTTTCGGGCAATTTGCGTTCTTCTGGGCATGGGAAAAGAAAATGGTGCAACGAATGACAGGACGTGCCAGAAAAGACAAGGCACCCAAGAAATCTTAA
- a CDS encoding Fur family transcriptional regulator, whose amino-acid sequence MEAQVKDLLKEHSLRLTQGRADVISIFLNRNVAISHGDIESDVDGKYDRVTIYRTLKSFLEKGLIHKVLDDTGATRYALCSDGCSEVSHQHNHIHFKCQVCNETTCLDNVNIPDVNLPSGFKMSESNYLITGTCNKCS is encoded by the coding sequence GTGGAAGCACAGGTAAAAGATTTATTGAAAGAACACTCATTAAGGCTTACCCAAGGTAGGGCAGATGTTATTTCTATTTTCCTGAATCGCAACGTGGCCATTTCGCATGGAGATATCGAGTCTGATGTGGACGGCAAGTACGACCGAGTAACCATCTACAGAACACTTAAATCTTTCCTTGAAAAAGGGTTAATTCATAAGGTACTTGATGATACTGGGGCTACGAGATATGCGCTTTGTAGCGATGGCTGTAGTGAAGTAAGTCACCAACACAATCATATCCATTTCAAGTGTCAGGTTTGTAATGAAACGACTTGTCTTGACAACGTGAATATCCCTGACGTAAATCTTCCGAGTGGGTTTAAAATGTCAGAGAGTAATTACCTCATCACAGGCACTTGTAACAAGTGTAGTTAG
- a CDS encoding sodium:proton antiporter, with product MLKSLRFLVVIIMLGIFVPKAALIAEGSTEVNDASLELVQDHATPDDHEPQDSHGTKDDGHGEVEGEHHGAPPGWTVIPFVLLLGMIATGPLFYEHFWHKNYPLIAVSLATLVVIYYLFALHDTHAPVHALAEYVQFIALLSSLYIASGGIMINVDKKATPMANVGLLVVGAIISNLIGTTGASMLLIRPFIRLNKGRIRPYHIIFFIFMVSNIGGALTPIGDPPLFLGFLKGVPFMWTLTQNILPWAVALLILSVLFYFFDARNKDLDLDLEPEVQFTNKTTIVGSKNFLWLAIIIGAVFIDPNVIDGVPAIIYDGQKFSFIREIIMLSVGFLSFKFADKKAIDGNEFNFEPIREVAFIFVGIFGTMMPALALVSEFAQSPSGADLIGPNSLYWGTGILSGFLDNAPTYLNFLAAALASQGGDISVIANVQDYAAGGVYPDSVINLMAIAVGAVFFGAMTYIGNGPNFMVKSIAEQTGIHMPSFFGYILRYSIPILLPIFFVIWLIFFVF from the coding sequence ATGCTAAAGAGTCTTCGCTTCTTGGTAGTCATTATTATGCTCGGAATTTTTGTTCCGAAAGCTGCTTTGATTGCCGAAGGTTCTACTGAAGTGAATGATGCTAGCCTTGAGCTTGTTCAAGATCATGCTACTCCAGATGATCACGAACCTCAAGACTCACATGGAACAAAAGATGATGGTCATGGTGAAGTTGAAGGGGAACATCATGGAGCCCCTCCGGGTTGGACTGTGATTCCTTTCGTGCTCCTGCTTGGTATGATTGCCACCGGGCCTCTGTTTTATGAGCATTTCTGGCATAAGAATTACCCTTTAATTGCTGTTTCACTGGCCACTTTGGTGGTTATATATTACTTATTCGCCCTGCATGACACGCATGCACCTGTCCACGCTTTAGCTGAGTATGTTCAATTTATAGCCCTACTATCCTCTCTATACATTGCGTCAGGGGGAATAATGATCAATGTAGATAAGAAAGCAACACCGATGGCGAACGTAGGATTGTTGGTGGTTGGGGCCATTATTTCAAACTTGATCGGAACAACGGGAGCTTCTATGTTATTGATTCGTCCCTTTATTCGATTGAACAAAGGACGTATAAGACCTTATCATATCATATTTTTTATTTTCATGGTGAGTAATATTGGTGGTGCCTTAACCCCAATTGGTGACCCTCCATTATTCCTTGGATTCCTTAAAGGGGTTCCATTTATGTGGACGCTAACCCAAAATATTCTGCCTTGGGCTGTGGCCTTGTTAATCCTTTCAGTCCTTTTTTACTTCTTTGACGCGCGCAACAAGGACCTGGATCTTGACCTTGAACCAGAGGTACAGTTTACTAACAAAACGACCATTGTTGGCAGCAAAAACTTCTTATGGCTAGCCATCATCATTGGGGCGGTATTTATTGATCCAAATGTTATTGATGGTGTTCCAGCGATTATCTATGATGGTCAAAAGTTCTCTTTTATCCGAGAGATCATCATGCTTTCTGTAGGCTTTCTATCTTTCAAGTTTGCAGATAAAAAGGCCATTGATGGAAATGAATTCAATTTTGAACCCATCCGTGAAGTCGCATTCATCTTTGTTGGCATTTTTGGTACAATGATGCCTGCCCTAGCATTGGTGAGTGAATTTGCACAATCTCCTTCTGGTGCTGACCTAATAGGCCCGAATTCACTGTATTGGGGAACTGGCATTCTATCAGGTTTCCTTGATAATGCTCCTACTTACTTGAACTTCTTAGCTGCTGCGCTAGCTTCTCAAGGAGGTGATATTAGTGTGATTGCCAATGTTCAAGACTATGCCGCAGGCGGAGTCTACCCTGACTCTGTGATCAATCTTATGGCCATAGCCGTAGGTGCGGTGTTCTTCGGTGCTATGACGTATATCGGTAATGGACCAAACTTTATGGTTAAATCTATAGCGGAGCAAACCGGGATTCACATGCCTTCATTCTTCGGCTACATTCTTCGGTATTCAATACCCATCCTCCTGCCCATCTTCTTTGTTATTTGGCTGATCTTCTTCGTTTTTTAA
- a CDS encoding anhydro-N-acetylmuramic acid kinase has protein sequence MVSQMHYKIVGVMSGTSLDGLDLVLVDFQKLNHKWKFSIQKAETVAYPETIVQNLKHAVDFSQPQIQELDISLGQFIGTTIKIFIGNSSVDFIASHGHTIFHQPENRYTLQIGSGEKISEESGLPVINNFRAKDVSLGGQGAPLVPIGDRDLFSEYTYCLNLGGIANISFERDNARIAFDICPFNMALNELANQSELAYDDKGVMASGGIVDHQLLEALSKIPYLSSTGPKSLGLEDYQKYWQPLITSSTLSLKDKMCTFTEHAALEIGKQLAGTQADKTLVTGGGTFHDYFISRLKLHSDTTIFIPDRQTIEFKEALIFAYLGLLRYLDEPNCLSSVTGASEDSSGGDLYNF, from the coding sequence ATGGTATCACAAATGCACTATAAAATTGTTGGTGTAATGTCGGGGACATCTCTTGATGGCCTGGATCTGGTATTGGTTGATTTTCAAAAGCTCAATCATAAATGGAAGTTCTCGATCCAGAAAGCAGAAACAGTCGCTTACCCTGAGACCATAGTGCAAAACCTTAAGCATGCTGTGGATTTTAGTCAGCCTCAAATTCAAGAATTGGATATCTCACTCGGTCAATTCATCGGTACCACAATAAAAATATTCATTGGCAACAGTAGTGTGGATTTCATTGCCTCACATGGTCATACCATATTTCATCAGCCGGAAAACCGATATACACTTCAAATAGGCAGTGGAGAAAAAATTTCAGAAGAGTCAGGACTACCCGTCATTAATAATTTTAGAGCCAAGGATGTATCTCTGGGAGGTCAAGGGGCTCCTCTGGTTCCCATAGGAGACCGAGATTTATTTTCGGAGTATACTTATTGTTTGAACTTAGGTGGTATCGCCAACATTTCTTTTGAAAGAGATAACGCTCGGATAGCCTTTGACATTTGCCCTTTTAATATGGCCCTAAATGAACTCGCTAACCAAAGTGAACTCGCTTATGACGACAAGGGGGTAATGGCAAGTGGCGGTATAGTGGACCACCAGCTTCTAGAAGCCCTTAGTAAGATTCCATATTTATCAAGTACAGGCCCCAAATCTCTTGGTCTGGAGGATTATCAAAAGTATTGGCAACCCTTGATAACTTCTTCAACCCTCTCCCTGAAAGATAAGATGTGTACTTTCACTGAACACGCGGCTCTGGAGATTGGGAAACAGCTGGCTGGAACGCAAGCGGACAAGACACTTGTGACTGGAGGAGGTACCTTTCATGATTACTTCATCAGCAGGTTAAAGCTTCATTCAGACACAACCATTTTCATTCCTGATCGGCAAACCATTGAATTTAAGGAGGCACTGATATTCGCTTATCTAGGTCTACTCAGATATTTGGATGAGCCCAATTGCTTATCATCAGTCACGGGAGCATCTGAAGACAGCAGTGGTGGAGACCTCTATAATTTCTAG
- a CDS encoding type III pantothenate kinase — protein MNLVIDFGNTNIKCGVFDADQLVNQLTFSDVSEARTFITRDIYFQIGVCSVNQSREEIVGDIPELENALFLSPDTPSPLEIDYDTPLTLGMDRLAAAIGAFTLFSEQPLMVIDVGTCITYDFVNKGVYKGGIISPGVELRYKSMNDYTKNLPLLNQREASTLIGKSTEQSMVSGVINGIVGEIESHISQFMLNNADLKVIMTGGGAKIFESKIKSDIFVALEIVLVGLNRVLEYNVE, from the coding sequence ATGAATCTCGTAATCGATTTTGGAAACACCAATATTAAATGTGGTGTATTTGATGCTGATCAGTTGGTTAATCAATTGACATTTTCGGATGTCAGTGAAGCCAGAACCTTCATCACTCGTGATATATACTTCCAAATCGGTGTGTGTTCTGTAAATCAAAGTAGAGAAGAGATAGTAGGGGATATCCCTGAGCTTGAAAATGCTCTCTTCTTGTCTCCCGACACCCCATCACCACTCGAAATTGACTATGACACCCCTCTAACACTAGGGATGGACAGATTGGCTGCCGCTATTGGGGCTTTTACACTTTTTTCTGAGCAACCACTAATGGTTATTGATGTAGGTACTTGTATTACATATGATTTTGTCAATAAGGGAGTCTATAAGGGAGGCATCATTAGTCCCGGTGTTGAGCTCAGGTACAAGTCAATGAATGACTATACTAAGAACTTGCCGTTGTTGAATCAAAGGGAAGCTTCAACGCTTATTGGCAAGTCAACTGAGCAAAGTATGGTGAGCGGAGTAATCAACGGAATCGTTGGAGAAATTGAGTCGCACATCTCACAATTTATGTTAAATAATGCTGATTTAAAGGTGATTATGACCGGTGGCGGGGCCAAAATATTTGAATCTAAAATAAAATCTGACATCTTTGTAGCCCTCGAAATTGTGCTCGTTGGATTGAATCGTGTTTTGGAATATAATGTGGAGTAA
- the lptC gene encoding LPS export ABC transporter periplasmic protein LptC — MNKLLKYYPFIILVFLISSCFSDDQKLSEMEEYTGPLFESDNVEINLSQSTITKVIMKGKKQLQHQNGDIEFPEGIEVTFFDELGEKTSILTAQKGFKSAKENVYRANGDVVVRNLKKQETLRTEELFWNPETEKIYTNKFVTVQTPRELIQAEGLTAPQDFSTYEFTKAKEGKFEIQEN; from the coding sequence ATGAATAAGCTTTTAAAATATTACCCTTTTATCATACTGGTATTCCTGATAAGTTCCTGCTTTTCTGATGATCAAAAGTTGTCGGAAATGGAAGAGTATACCGGTCCTCTCTTTGAATCCGACAATGTGGAGATCAATCTGAGTCAATCTACCATTACCAAGGTTATTATGAAGGGTAAGAAGCAGCTTCAGCATCAAAACGGAGACATTGAATTTCCTGAAGGTATAGAGGTAACTTTTTTTGATGAGCTTGGTGAAAAAACATCTATTCTAACGGCTCAAAAAGGATTTAAATCGGCTAAAGAAAATGTCTATCGAGCGAATGGTGACGTAGTGGTTAGAAACTTAAAGAAGCAAGAGACCCTAAGAACTGAAGAGTTGTTTTGGAATCCTGAAACCGAAAAAATCTATACCAACAAGTTTGTTACCGTACAAACACCAAGAGAACTTATTCAGGCCGAAGGATTAACTGCCCCTCAAGACTTTTCTACCTACGAGTTCACAAAGGCAAAAGAGGGTAAATTCGAAATACAAGAGAATTGA
- a CDS encoding hemolysin family protein, with product MDPTQLTIILICLVFSAFFSGAEIAFVSASKLQIELQGQQGKLGGRILSFFTRKPSRLINTALVGNTIALVIYGIYMAFLLEPWIAERLPESINTTSTVVVSQTILSTIIVLVTAEFTPKSIFLINPNSLLNILSVPLIVVFGLMFPFVWVIEQMSRFIIIYVLRQKYEEDRQVFGLTDLGNYIKRNTHEDVKKAKIEVDTKIFNNALEFKTVRVRECMIPRTEISAVDVEDDIEELKKEFLDSSHTKVLVHKGNIDEIIGYCHVLELFKKPQDIESILTPILIVPETMLANELMIQFIQERKSLALVVDEFGGTSGIVSLEDVIEEIFGEIQDEHDEDEDWVEVQLEENKFRLSARHEIDYLNDTYEWDIPEGEYDTLGGFILSITEDIPEVGDIIDYPPFEVKIETMEDARIDNVLFTIK from the coding sequence ATGGATCCCACTCAGTTAACGATCATTCTGATATGCCTGGTGTTTTCAGCATTTTTTTCAGGAGCTGAAATCGCCTTCGTCAGTGCTAGTAAACTGCAAATTGAACTTCAAGGTCAGCAAGGAAAATTAGGGGGAAGAATACTCTCTTTCTTTACCAGAAAGCCCTCAAGGTTAATCAATACGGCATTAGTGGGTAATACCATCGCCTTGGTGATTTACGGTATTTATATGGCTTTCTTGCTGGAGCCATGGATTGCCGAACGATTGCCCGAATCAATTAATACTACAAGTACAGTAGTCGTTTCTCAAACTATCTTGTCCACTATTATAGTATTGGTCACTGCTGAGTTTACACCCAAGAGTATTTTTCTCATTAACCCGAATAGTCTTCTGAATATCCTATCAGTACCCCTGATTGTCGTTTTTGGGCTGATGTTTCCCTTTGTTTGGGTGATTGAGCAAATGTCTAGGTTTATCATCATTTATGTGCTGAGACAGAAATATGAAGAAGACCGTCAGGTTTTTGGCTTGACTGACCTTGGCAATTACATCAAGCGTAACACGCACGAGGATGTTAAGAAAGCGAAGATCGAAGTAGACACAAAGATTTTTAACAATGCACTGGAGTTCAAAACCGTAAGGGTTCGCGAGTGCATGATTCCCAGAACGGAGATTTCAGCAGTGGATGTTGAAGACGATATTGAGGAACTTAAGAAAGAGTTTCTTGATAGTAGCCACACTAAAGTGTTAGTACATAAAGGCAACATTGATGAAATTATAGGCTATTGTCATGTACTAGAGCTCTTCAAAAAGCCTCAGGACATTGAGAGTATTCTGACGCCAATACTGATCGTTCCAGAAACTATGCTGGCCAACGAATTGATGATCCAGTTTATTCAGGAAAGAAAGAGCCTTGCACTGGTAGTAGATGAATTTGGTGGCACCTCAGGTATTGTGAGCCTTGAAGATGTAATAGAAGAGATCTTTGGAGAGATTCAAGACGAGCATGATGAAGATGAAGATTGGGTAGAGGTACAACTGGAGGAGAACAAATTCAGGCTCAGTGCCAGGCATGAAATAGACTACCTCAATGATACTTATGAGTGGGATATTCCAGAAGGTGAATATGACACTTTGGGGGGCTTCATTCTATCCATTACCGAAGATATTCCAGAAGTTGGAGACATCATTGATTATCCGCCATTTGAGGTAAAAATTGAGACAATGGAAGATGCCAGAATCGATAATGTCTTGTTCACCATCAAATAA